The genomic region ttgtgcttgccgctccggagccgctcttcttcttcaccattggcatacttggtggcaatttccatcatccgagccagagtcatattccctgtccggccgaatttcatattcaactctcgatacctgacgccttccttaaaggcacaaattgcctgatgatctgacacatcttctactgtgtggtgcagggtgatccatctctggatataatccctcaaagtttcattcggtttctgaacacaacactgcaactctgtcaaacctgccggccgtttgcacgtgccctcgaatgttctgacaaacactcgggcgagatcttcccaagtatagatgctgccaggtgctaactgattcagccacgctctagccgagccctctaacatcagaggaaggtgtttcatggccacttcatcattaccgccaccaatctggacagccactcggtagtcttcaagccaagtgtcaggcttggactccccggtgaacttactaactccagacgccaacctgaagttggggggaatcaccgcagctctgatagctctgctgaagcactctggaccagagacatgcaccctgttgctggtttgTGGACCTCCATCATGGCCCTcccggtgagctctgtttctgtcgaccaagccctgcacgagaatagatctcgcatcaaatcctggctccctggggtcgattggaatacctcgcccaacactgtgaggACGTCTGTCTTCATGCTGCCGAGGCGCGTaggacccgctcctcgggggaggcgtgggcactcgacggcgatcatcacgatcgactcggcgatcatactgctctcggtttctgtactgatctcgtcgatccccacgtccctcacgcctcggaggcgatcttgggctatgggccgactgaactgtgtctgccatcacggatctgctgtggatcctatccgcgactgagatacaactgtattctgctctcccgccgcccgaagcaaggctcggatctgcaccagacctcgaccagcttctgactgggagggttggatcgactccgctatccgggcagcagcagctagattctggatcggggttcggtatacctgagttggaggtggaaaaagttggcgtcgactggattcaggagcaCGTTGtcgagcgcgatcgtcgagtgcgcgctggaggttctccagtcgagtgcgctcagccagattggccaagcgcgcctgctccaaggcctgggcctcgggggtttctccaactataggagtgtgcagggcatccatgttccggcgacgaagttcttccctctgctgcgaggagagaggttcggggcggtactcctcgtgaacgcgcgacggatcgccgttcccgtcacctccgtcttcacgattgaagccaggaggactgcgtggtccattgaccatcaggacttccgccgccgagtcactgctgccgcactcggatgcggtctctacggagccagtcgacagatcgaacaggcggtagagagattcgtcgggctcgatcgccgtgacttgaggggtggcccattggcgggccaccgcatgcttcacccaccgctgaagcctcgaccgaccggtgcACTTGCTTTGGCGGgtcgcagggagggggaaagctgctggagtcgactggtactgggtcgacggttgccgcaggaggatgccgcggacgcacgcgcgaaagtgcaccgccccgcgggcggggagcgcgtcggcgtcgagtggtgcctcctggagccaagcggagtcgtcggcgacaaacacgagcgcgccgagacggatctcgcggccctcagccaaacctccgcctggaaccatgatgaaggggatcggaaaaattgcaacttctccaataagtcgctaagacaccttccccacggtgggcgccaactgtcgtggatctaagactgacagtagaatggggggtaagtatgaggaggcaagatcctagctatggaggagttgtacgcacgagttttacgagttcaggcccttctcggaggaagtaacagccctacgtctcggtgccctgaggcggtcgacttgattatatgagtgtgtgtttacaaaagtgcgaacccttgtcccagaggaggagggtggcttatatagagtgcgctaggaccccatctcccctccgttacacagggttcaatgttcataaaggaggggcgttactggtaacgcccgcaGTAAACtgttataaatgcccataaagctatggtttaagtcttgaccgttgcagagtggagagtttctcatcttctggtggtcgagtgtcttcaaggtggtccaGTGAgcgcatcttcatggtcgagtggacgatggtttctcttcgacttcttctgattctttgtagagatgtccttggggagggtatgtcggacaggtccatgaccctaccctaggtacatagcttcatcaggtggtgcccccttcccaagtccaattcggcctcctcccttgtggggggcgcactagccccttgtgggctggttagcctccctcctatggcccataaggcccatatctttccctgggggttccggtaacctcccggtactccgacaaaatgtccgaaccactcagaaccattccgatgtccaaatgcaaccttccaatatatgaatctttacctctcgaccattttgagactccccgtcatgttctgatctcatccgggactccaaacaaccttcgatcatcaaatcacataaactcataatacaaatcgtcatcgaacgttaagcatgcggaccctatgggttcaagaattatgtagacatgaccaagacacatctctggtcaataactaatagcggaacctcgatgctcatattggctcctacatattctacgaagatctttatcggtcaaaccgcatgacaacatacatttttccctttgtcatcggtatgttacttgcccaagattcgattgtcggtatcatcatacctagttcaatctcgttactggaaagtctctttactcgttccgtaatgcatcatcccgcaactaactcattagtcacattgcttgcaaggcttatagtgatgtgcattatcgagagggcccagagatacctctccgatacacggagtgacaaatcctaatcttgatttatgccaacttaacaaacaccatcggagacacctgtagagcatctttataatcacccggttacgttgtgacgtttgatagcacataagatattcctccggtatctgggagttgcataatctcatagtcaaaagaatatgtatatgacatgaagaaagcaatagcaataaaactgaacaatcaatatgctaaggtaacaaatggatcttgtccatcacatcattctcctaatgatgtgatcttgttcatcaaatgacaacacatgtctatggttaggaaacttaaccatctttgattaatgagctagtcaagtagaggcatactagtgacactctgtttgtctatgtattcacacatgtactaagtttccggttaatacaattctagcatgaataataaaaatttatcatgatataaagaaatatgaaataacaactttattattgcctctagggcatatttacttcacgtTGTCCTTATGGTGTCAAAAGATGATTGTTTTGTATATGGTTATTGTTGCAGCTTGTCAATCGTTGTTTTGATCGCTTCGGAGTTTTTTTCGCGCTTAGGCATCGCTTCtgtcctatgactttgctatatgCCGACGTGTTTATTTGTCTGCGTGTATGTGCATGCGTGTGTCcgagcgcgtgcgcgcgcgcgtgtgcagGCGTGGAACCAGGCCCCACACAGTCCTGGGGACTGGCCGGCTGACCCTTCATTGGTTATAGGTACAACGACTGTGTATGGCGCTATGCATACACTATTTGCTTGGGGCGTGACACCAACCTGGCGCCGTTACTTGTTGTGTTCATTCTGGCTATGCGATGGCCGAGCGTGTattcattgtgtttgtatccaACTGATGCTTCATTTTAGTCAATAAAACTTTGTAAAAAAATCATTGATGCAATTACCGAACCGTCTCCGTATGGCAATATGTTTTGCCTACATGTTTCTCCCTTGCAACCGCCTCCATCTTTCAATTGCGTGAAACTTCTGCCTCATGTCCTTGCCTCCTTGGTCTCTATTTCTCAAGTTTGAGTCTAGCTTTTCCTTGGACCTAAATCAAGGTTCTCATACTGCCAACATTCTTTTCGATTTGGGAACGCAGTGTCAAACTTTGATTGGCCCAAAAGATAAGATGTAGTTGTTGATTGTTGTCGTCCAAACAAAATGCACCTATTGCCATAATTTGGGGCTTATTAATGGTTTCAAGTACATATGAAACAAGATATGGTACATCTTGTAAATATCAGGTTTATGTCAACACTATGATTTTGCACAATATTCATATAACATTTATTCATTGACGCTATTGTGATTAAAACATAAGTTTGGGCTTTCAGGTCCCATGAAAGCATTATCACCACTCTTATAGGTCCACACGGAAGTCTATCACAACAAAACACAAAGTAAAACAACATGTCGACATTACAATAACCATCGGTCCAACAATTTTATGTTTTATGCCACAAGCACACCCACACACAcataataataatgttcatgtgcCTCCATCGATTGCTCTCATGGTGAGCCTGGCCACTCCGTCCATGGAGGGCTGCTTCCAGGAGGAGGAACGTTGATGACTTGGGTTGGTTCAAGATCTAGAGGAGGAGGAGCGACCAGATTATTGTTTGCCTGGGAGTGGGAACTCTTCCCAATCAAACAGGAAAGGGAGTTCACCATGCTCATGAGATCCTCTTCGTCCACCACATTCACGATCTCGTTGTCGCTCAATAAGTTTTCTCGTAGCTGCTCAAGTGTCATTGTCTCCGATGATAAGTTGCTGTTACTCGGCAACAAGGTATGGCTGCCATTCAAGTCATACATCTCACGCAATGATGAGTAATCAGCACTGGGAGATAAGTTCCATGAACTGATGTGATTGTCGAAGCGGTTTCCAAAGTTACTATACATGATACCGGCATTAGAGTTGGACATGGAGGTAGGTTGTGACCCGAGAGGCGTGCCCAAAAAGTATTTCCAGTTAAGCATGTCCTCCTTCAGTGGAGCTCGCTGCCCTGAAGTACACAACTGGTCAGATTAGTTATCCGCTACTACTAATTACTCAACTCTCGTGCATTACTAATTACTCAAATCTTGTGCATAGTCAGCGATGTATCTATAAAGCAAACTTTCTGAAAGTCTTACTTCTGAAGTTTACCTGAGCTTTGAAAGTGTACACCTTGCAGGGCTCCAGAATCATTTAGCCCTAATGTCATTGTTCCAGTTGGCATCGGTTGAAGTGGCAATGACTGCCGAGTTTGTCCAGTCTCAAACAGGTTGTCATAATTGCTACGATATGAATTTTTGGTGCTCTGACTTAATAAATATAGACGTTGGTCTTTGTGGAGGAGATTCTCaatgtgcttgtccattatccctggGCCACACTGTAGAACATGCCTACTGAAAGcagtaaaaggaaaaaaaatcttcaCCAACCAATATAATGCAAATGTATAGAAATTGAAACCAAGCTAGTTTATTCAGATATGTACATGTAGTAGTGTGCAGATAACATCAAACGCCATGTTATGTAAAGAACATTAATTCGTTCCAACTCTGAGGTAGACCCCGCAAAATAAAATAATCTATTAGAATTAAATTGGAATTATCACTACATTTTAGCCGTAGACCTGAGAGTatataagcccccccccccccccccccccaaaaaaaacccaGACACACGCGCGTGCACACTTTAAATGGAACCCCTTCGACCCTTCCAACATTTTTGTAAATGCTAAAGGGAATAGTGAAAGAAATGTATCTAGAGCTTGGTCATCCAAAGGATATTTTAACGTAATTGTTGGGACAATAACATTTAGTTTGTTTAGGGTCTATATATACActatagttttttattttcttagCGCATTAGTTATGTCAGTGCATAAGTATCTGAAATCTATTTTGTATATTGTCTATCCAATCAATATGAAATACTAAAATATGAACTGATATATTGAGGATACTAATTGTTTGTGTGTGATTATTTCAATTTACCTACTAGATATGTTAAATATATGTTTTCTTATGGAGATATGTTAAATATATGTTTAATTGTCATTAGCACTATGCAATTTAGAATGCAACAGAGAACGAGAATAAGAGGTGGGAAATACGCCCCTCCCCCCACGGTCTGACCCACAGAATAGCTTGGAGAAGCCAGCACGATAGTGGTGGAAGCGAGGTCTTCCTCTCATGTCACGACGCGGTAGATGATGGAGGGCGACAATTCTCACCCAATGGAGGGTGAAGGAATTGTACCCACACTTCGGAACGAGAACTCCATAAGGCGGACCGTGATGGTTCTAAGAGGTGGAGCTACTGATTTTTCTATTGTTGGAGTGTTTCACGTGATGAAATAGAATTAAAGTCGCCGGCTAGGCTGACGTGATGCTTTTAGTTAGATTTGCATGGATGTTGGGGTGGTGCTGGCTTGGATCGCGGTGTGTTGCTCGTGGATGTATTAGTCGGTGACAGATAGATTAGACTACGAGGCAAGCATGGCATGCGCAATGTGGTGCGCTCGGTGGATATCAAGGCATCCATTCCAGATGGAGTTGAAGGATAGGTACATAGGGCATGGCGATTGAGTAGGTATCGAGATGATTGGAAGCCCCGGGGATGAGTTGGTCTTTAGAGTGTACGAGGTTCTACGCAATGCAGAGTTCTAGAGGCACACATTCACCGCGGGCGAAGTCCTAAACCCACTTCTCCCATGGTGGGTTTGGTTTCTCTTTCCGTTCGTTGGTGATGGCATAGAGTGGCATGGTGTGGTGGGGCATGATGTTTTGTTGTTCGTGCTTCCTAAAGGCATATCGGGGTCTTCATCTCCACCCTTGGGCAAGCTCGCCAGATTTGGCTCGCTTGTTGGATGGTGCGAGGATGGCATGACATGGTGGGAAACTTTTTGGTCGGCATACATTAGTGTGTCATTGTGCTTGGTGGAGCACGAGCGGTGGACGTATGTGATTTGTATCTAGCTTTAGCCTGGTTTCCTAATTAATTATATAATTTCATAATTATTATTGAACACACAATGCTTCCACTGAGTTAGCTCGGAAAAAGGAGATTTTCCAAGTGTGGTGTGTAAAATCATTCATTATTGCTTTGGTAATGATCATTTCATCCTAATTATACATATATTATATATTACCTGTGCGTACTTGCTTGTCCACCAGTAAAATCCGTAGTTGCAAGCCACCTGGTGCTCCTGCGTGGCTGTGGATTGGTTTCTATGAAAAATTGTGGCACCGCGGACACCTAATTGGGCAGGTAACATATAACTAGTAAAACCAATAAAATAATAACTAGTAACAGTTGAGAATTaaatagtacttcctccgtcccacaatataagaacgtttttgacactagtgtagtgtcaaaaacgttcttatattttgggacagagggagtagtgtgCAATGGTACAACAATAGAGAACGGACATCTACTTTGGTTACCATTACAGTTTGTTCATTATTATGTTCTGACAAATGTTATATAGTATTAAATGCATCACCATGCTTCAACTTACTTTATGGGACCAAAGCAATTTGCACATATTAACAGGATAATTTTAAGAATATGCGACACACACCCTTTCACTTACCACAATATCCAGCATCCCGGGTAAATCTTTGGGACAAGTTATTCTCAAGGCACATATGTCTGAACATTTTATCTCTATCTTGCTCTTCAGACCTTCATGGAGTATTTCCCATGCCAATTTATTCTTGGAAATATAAAATTTTGCAACAATATCTCCTTCATATATTGATTTCCACTATCAATGTATAAAAGTAGTCTTAGCAGTCAGCCAATATTCAAGGACATATTTTACTAGTGTAATAAAACTACAATATCATAAGTTTTTGTCATCTTTACTTTAGTAAATCCAATTCAAAGACGATATTGCCTCACAATTGTTTAAAAATATTAGTAATAACTCATAGCAACAGAAACAAAGTTTGAAAATAAAGTAAACAAGTGTAACAATGGTTGTGTGCATTTGAAGTAGAAGTCGACGGCTatcctattttttcagaaaaagataaagaaataTTATATCTACATTTAATACCAAACTAAGAGCAAAACTTAGGTGTTTCATCTAGTGTACATTAGACAAAAATTACATGAGTCAAAGCAAAATTACCTCCCAGTCCCCAATTCTAAGAGAGGAAGCTTGAAAATTGGAAGCCTGCAACTTTTGTGAACAGGGCTTCCTTCCTTGTATTGCAGTAGATATTGTTTGTACGTCACATGTTGTTTGCTTTCCTTTTCCTTTGGAGGTTAATGTGAGCTTCTTTTGTATAAGCTC from Triticum aestivum cultivar Chinese Spring chromosome 4A, IWGSC CS RefSeq v2.1, whole genome shotgun sequence harbors:
- the LOC123084170 gene encoding uncharacterized protein — its product is MHVIDWTMRGQERCWYANNENKEEVEMSQFKKLSQSNEGYDVVNELFSWQSIRGRGPLGLKLTKTPALLELIQKKLTLTSKGKGKQTTCDVQTISTAIQGRKPCSQKLQASNFQASSLRIGDWEWKSIYEGDIVAKFYISKNKLAWEILHEGLKSKIEIKCSDICALRITCPKDLPGMLDIVVSAVPQFFIETNPQPRRSTRWLATTDFTGGQASTHSRHVLQCGPGIMDKHIENLLHKDQRLYLLSQSTKNSYRSNYDNLFETGQTRQSLPLQPMPTGTMTLGLNDSGALQGVHFQSSGQRAPLKEDMLNWKYFLGTPLGSQPTSMSNSNAGIMYSNFGNRFDNHISSWNLSPSADYSSLREMYDLNGSHTLLPSNSNLSSETMTLEQLRENLLSDNEIVNVVDEEDLMSMVNSLSCLIGKSSHSQANNNLVAPPPLDLEPTQVINVPPPGSSPPWTEWPGSP